Proteins encoded together in one Anguilla anguilla isolate fAngAng1 chromosome 9, fAngAng1.pri, whole genome shotgun sequence window:
- the mtmr2 gene encoding myotubularin-related protein 2 produces MEKSGSIDSLGSKQSSSRQPSVDSLSSTSTSRSDRSSHAKAPSALSSDSVSTSAEFSPELRSRTKVDAKLLRDANKLAQEEPQLLPKETVQDTAKDVTYICPFLGAIRGTVTVTNYRLFFKCTDRDPAFVQDLPLGVISRVEKIGGASSRGEVSYGLVCKDIRNLRFAHKQPEDSLKKSIFEVLMKYAFPVSNGMQIFAFEYGQIFPENGWKVYDALSEYKRQGLPNESWRITKVNDQYELCDTYPATLVVPVNIPDEELKRVAAFRAKGRIPVLSWIHPESQATVTRCSQPMVGVNGKRSKEDEKYLQAIMDANAQSHKLFIFDARPSVNAAANKMKGGGYESEDAYQNAELVFLDIHNIHVMRESLRKLKEVVYPNIEESHWLSNLESTHWLEHIKLILAGALRIADKVESGKTSVVVHCSDGWDRTAQLTSLAMLMLDGYYRTIRGFQVLLEKEWLSFGHRFQLRIGHGDKNHTDADRSPIFVQFIDCVWQMTRQFPAAFEFNEYFLVTILDHLYSCLFGTFLCNCEQHRVKDDLPKRTVSLWSYINSQLEDFTNPLYVNYSNHVLFPVVSMRHLELWVGYYIRWNPRMRPQEPLHQRYKELLAKRAELQKRVEELQREVTNRSVSSSSERAGSPTRSVTPVQTFV; encoded by the exons ATGGAGAAGAGCGGAAGTATTGACAGTCTTGGGTCGAAACAGTCCTCTTCTAGACAGCCAAGTGTGGATTCGCTGTCCAG TACGTCCACCTCCCGATCTGACCGATCGTCGCACGCCAAGGCTCCCTCGGCTCTTTCATCAGACTCCGTGTCTACTTCTGCGGAGTTCTCCCCAGAGCTACGG AGCAGGACTAAAGTAGATGCCAag TTGCTCAGGGATGCTAATAAACTTGCTCAAGAAGAACCACAATTGCTTCCAAAGGAGACTGTACAGGACACAG CCAAAGATGTTACTTACATCTGCCCCTTTCTCGGTGCCATTCGAGGGACAGTGACGGTCACCAATTACAGACTATTCTTCAAATGCACGGACAGG GACCCAGCGTTTGTCCAGGATCTTCCTCTGGGTGTGATCAGTCGGGTGGAGAAGATTGGTGGTGCATCGAGCCGTGGTGAGGTGTCATACGGTCTGGTGTGCAAG GACATCAGGAATCTTCGCTTTGCACACAAACAGCCAGAAGACTCACTAAAAAAGTCCATATTTGAGGTCTTGATGAAATATGCATTCCCTGTCTCCAATGGCATG CAAATCTTTGCCTTTGAATATGGGCAGATTTTCCCAGAGAATGGCTGGAAAGTATATGATGCTCTCTCAGAATACAAGAGACAG GGCTTGCCCAATGAAAGCTGGAGAATCACAAAGGTAAATGACCAGTATGAGTTGTGTGACACCTACCCGGCCACCCTGGTGGTGCCTGTCAACATTCCTGATGAGGAGCTGAAGAGAGTGGCAGCCTTCAGAGCCAAGGGTAGAATTCCA GTGCTCTCCTGGATCCACCCAGAGAGCCAGGCCACGGTGACACGCTGCAGCCAGCCCATGGTGGGCGTCAACGGCAAACGTAGCAAGGAGGATGAGAAGTACCTGCAAGCCATCATGGACGCCAATGCCCAGTCCCACAAACTCTTCATCTTTGATGCAAGACCCAGTGTCAATGCTGCAGCAAACAAG ATGAAAGGGGGTGGGTATGAGAGCGAGGATGCGTATCAAAATGCAGAGCTGGTGTTTCTGGACATACACAACATCCATGTGATGCGTGAGTCCCTGCGCAAGCTAAAGGAGGTGGTATACCCCAATATTGAGGAATCTCATTGGCTGTCAAACCTGGAGTCCACCCATTGGTTGGAACACATAAAG CTGATCCTGGCGGGGGCGCTACGTATTGCAGACAAGGTGGAATCTGGGAAGACATCAGTGGTGGTTCACTGTAGTGATGGCTGGGACCGCACCGCACAGCTCACGTCCCTTGCTATGCTGATGCTGGACGGCTACTACCGCACTATCCGTGGCTTTCAAGTCCTCCTGGAAAAAGAGTGGCTGAGCTTTGGTCATCGCTTCCAGCTG AGGATTGGTCATGGGGATAAAAACCACACTGATGCAGACCGCTCGCCCATCTTTGTGCAGTTCATTGACTGTGTGTGGCAGATGACCAGACAG TTCCCGGCAGCCTTTGAATTCAACGAGTACTTCTTGGTCACCATCTTGGACCACCTCTACAGCTGCCTTTTTGGGACCTTCCTGTGTAACTGTGAGCAGCATAGAGTAAAGGAT gaCCTGCCAAAGAGGACTGTCTCGCTGTGGTCTTACATAAACAGCCAGCTGGAAGATTTCACAAACCCCCTGTACGTCAACTACTCCAACCACGTGCTCTTTCCAGTGGTCAGCATGCGCCACCTGGAGCTGTGGGTGGGGTATTACATCCGCTGGAACCCTCGCATGAGGCCGCAG gAACCCCTGCACCAACGATACAAGGAGCTGCTGGCCAAGCGGGCGGAGTTGCAGAAGCgggtggaggagctgcagcGGGAGGTGACCAATcgctctgtctcctcctcctcggaaAGGGCGGGGTCTCCTACACGCTCCGTCACGCCCGTGCAGACCTTCGTGTGA